In a genomic window of Tenuifilum sp. 4138str:
- the nqrF gene encoding NADH:ubiquinone reductase (Na(+)-transporting) subunit F, translated as MILLSGNGTIIISAIAVFLLIILLLVAVLLYAKAKLTPQGRVKLIINEEKTLEVDPGGTILSTLSNNGVFLPSACGGGGTCGMCKCRVLEGGGSILPTEVGFFTRKQQNDHWRLGCQVKIREDIKIEVPEEVLGIKKWECEVVSNHNVATFIKEFVVKLPEGEKLHFRSGGYIQIDVPKVEVDFAKDIDVEPEYRDEWDRYKMWDLKMKNTEETFRAYSMANHPAEDNIIMLNVRIATPPWDREKNAFMNVNPGVCSSFIFSRKPGDKVMISGPYGEFFIKDTQNEMMFIGGGAGMAPMRSHIFDQFLTKRTTRKATFWYGARSKREIFYEEHFRKIEQEFPNFKFTIALSEPKPEDNWTGHVGFIHQVIYDNYLSKHDAPEDIEYYLCGPPAMNDAVQKMLFDLGVPEEMIAFDDFGG; from the coding sequence ATGATATTACTTTCAGGGAACGGAACCATTATAATTTCAGCAATTGCAGTATTCCTGCTAATTATTTTGTTGCTGGTAGCGGTTCTGCTATACGCTAAGGCAAAACTTACCCCCCAGGGTAGGGTGAAGTTGATAATTAATGAGGAGAAGACTCTTGAAGTAGATCCCGGGGGAACAATTCTTTCAACCCTATCAAATAACGGAGTTTTTCTTCCATCGGCATGTGGTGGAGGCGGAACTTGTGGCATGTGTAAGTGCAGGGTTTTGGAAGGTGGTGGAAGCATTTTACCAACCGAGGTGGGATTTTTTACCCGTAAGCAGCAGAACGACCACTGGCGACTGGGTTGTCAGGTAAAAATTAGAGAGGACATAAAGATTGAGGTGCCCGAAGAGGTTTTAGGTATTAAGAAGTGGGAGTGCGAAGTGGTATCGAACCACAATGTGGCAACTTTTATTAAGGAGTTTGTGGTCAAGCTACCCGAGGGTGAAAAGTTACATTTCCGTTCTGGTGGCTATATACAGATTGATGTGCCTAAGGTTGAGGTAGATTTTGCTAAGGATATCGATGTTGAACCTGAATACCGCGACGAGTGGGATAGGTACAAGATGTGGGATTTGAAGATGAAGAATACCGAGGAAACATTCCGCGCATACTCCATGGCAAACCACCCAGCGGAGGACAATATAATCATGCTTAACGTTCGTATTGCTACTCCGCCCTGGGATAGGGAGAAAAATGCTTTTATGAACGTAAACCCCGGGGTTTGTTCAAGTTTCATTTTTTCGCGTAAACCCGGCGATAAGGTCATGATTTCAGGACCATATGGCGAGTTCTTCATAAAGGACACCCAGAATGAGATGATGTTTATTGGTGGTGGCGCTGGAATGGCTCCCATGCGCTCGCATATATTTGATCAATTCCTAACCAAACGTACTACCCGGAAGGCTACTTTCTGGTATGGAGCCCGTTCAAAACGAGAAATTTTCTACGAGGAGCACTTCCGTAAAATTGAGCAGGAATTCCCTAACTTCAAATTCACCATTGCCCTTTCAGAACCCAAACCAGAGGATAACTGGACAGGCCATGTAGGATTTATCCATCAGGTTATTTACGATAATTACCTTTCAAAACACGATGCTCCTGAGGACATTGAGTACTACCTCTGTGGTCCGCCAGCCATGAACGATGCCGTTCAAAAAATGTTGTTCGATTTAGGTGTACCCGAGGAGATGATTGCATTTGACGATTTTGGTGGATAA
- a CDS encoding zinc metallopeptidase: MGIYLIMIIFFVLSFMVSMQLRSKFARYSRIALPRGLSGKEVAELMLHNHGIYDVKVISVDGELTDHYNPANKTVNLSPDVYHGRSIAAAAVAAHECGHAIQHAQSYAFLQMRSALVPVVSVASRWVQWVLLAGVILLQTMPSILLIGVIMLGLTTLFSIITLPVEMDASRRALAWLNSSGLTYGEGALYARDALKWAALTYVVAALGSLATLLYYIGLLNSNDE, encoded by the coding sequence ATGGGAATCTACCTGATAATGATAATCTTTTTCGTGCTAAGCTTCATGGTTTCCATGCAGCTAAGGTCGAAGTTTGCGCGTTACTCGCGCATAGCCTTACCCCGGGGGCTTAGCGGAAAGGAGGTGGCCGAGCTTATGCTCCACAACCATGGTATTTACGATGTAAAAGTAATATCGGTAGATGGTGAGCTAACCGACCACTACAATCCGGCAAATAAAACCGTAAACCTTAGCCCCGATGTATACCACGGACGCAGCATTGCTGCTGCAGCTGTGGCAGCTCACGAATGCGGGCACGCCATTCAGCATGCACAGAGCTATGCTTTCCTGCAGATGCGTTCGGCTTTGGTTCCTGTCGTGAGCGTAGCCTCGCGTTGGGTACAATGGGTTTTACTGGCAGGTGTTATACTGCTCCAAACCATGCCTAGTATCTTACTTATAGGAGTAATCATGCTCGGGTTAACAACCCTTTTCAGCATTATTACCCTACCAGTTGAAATGGATGCCTCACGCAGGGCGCTTGCGTGGCTCAACTCATCGGGATTAACCTATGGTGAGGGCGCTTTGTACGCCCGCGATGCCCTTAAATGGGCTGCCCTTACTTATGTTGTAGCAGCACTTGGTTCATTAGCTACACTATTATACTATATCGGCTTGCTGAATAGCAACGATGAGTAG
- a CDS encoding outer membrane beta-barrel protein: protein MKRFFALLLLCFLVVGNSYGQFKRPTLLNDPDYDVGKPLRFGFSIGVNVMDFDAVNRTAQFNADGSKYFAEVTHISAGLNVNAIGDLRIARDIHLRFLPGYSFGQRDVDFFKVDADSSVSLATTMKMESNFIDLPVGIKFLSERNSNVRPYLYLGTDFRIDLAAYKRLKVEKGVLLRLQKFDYYYEVGFGVDFFLQYFKFSAEIKWSAGLLNMLSSDYVDEGKIYHDALGSLRSKFLIVSFHFE, encoded by the coding sequence TTGAAACGTTTTTTTGCATTACTATTACTTTGTTTTTTGGTAGTTGGCAACTCATATGGTCAATTCAAACGGCCCACATTGCTAAACGACCCCGACTACGACGTAGGGAAGCCGCTCAGGTTTGGTTTCTCTATTGGCGTTAATGTAATGGATTTTGATGCAGTTAACCGAACCGCTCAGTTCAATGCCGATGGTTCAAAGTACTTTGCAGAGGTAACCCATATTTCGGCAGGTCTAAATGTGAATGCCATTGGCGACCTCCGTATTGCCCGCGATATTCATCTACGTTTTCTGCCTGGCTACTCTTTTGGACAGCGCGATGTTGATTTTTTTAAGGTTGATGCCGACAGCAGCGTTTCGCTGGCTACAACCATGAAAATGGAATCGAACTTTATCGATTTGCCTGTTGGAATTAAGTTCTTATCGGAGCGCAACAGTAATGTCCGTCCCTACTTGTACCTGGGAACTGACTTTAGAATTGATTTAGCCGCATACAAGCGCCTCAAGGTTGAAAAGGGCGTTTTGTTGAGGCTACAAAAGTTCGATTACTACTATGAGGTTGGCTTTGGTGTCGATTTCTTCCTCCAATACTTTAAGTTTTCGGCTGAGATTAAGTGGTCGGCCGGTTTGCTTAATATGTTATCGAGCGATTATGTTGATGAAGGAAAGATTTACCACGATGCCCTGGGAAGTTTAAGATCGAAGTTCCTGATTGTTTCTTTCCACTTTGAGTAG
- the ubiE gene encoding bifunctional demethylmenaquinone methyltransferase/2-methoxy-6-polyprenyl-1,4-benzoquinol methylase UbiE, with product MGKSPNTVVDKRTSSVAAMFNSIAPSYDFLNHLLSLGIDKLWRRRLVKRLLRNNPREVLDVATGTADLALVMAKKSPSVKIVGIDISESMLAIGMVKVKKWKFLERITLKKASALCIPSPDNHFDAAMVAFGVRNFEDLAQGLKEICRVLKPGGELGVLEFSMPCHWPFNALYRFYFLKFLPWVGGKVSGNRQAYTYLPESVLSFPQGEAFAQILKLAGFNDVEIRVQTFGIATLYIAKKKNQ from the coding sequence ATGGGTAAAAGTCCAAATACTGTTGTTGATAAACGAACCAGTAGCGTTGCGGCAATGTTTAATAGCATTGCGCCAAGTTACGATTTTCTTAACCATCTGCTTAGCCTTGGCATTGATAAGCTTTGGAGGCGCCGGCTTGTAAAAAGGCTGCTACGTAACAATCCTAGAGAGGTTTTGGATGTGGCAACCGGAACTGCCGACCTTGCACTGGTAATGGCTAAAAAATCCCCTAGTGTTAAGATAGTTGGTATCGATATCTCTGAATCGATGCTTGCCATTGGAATGGTGAAAGTAAAAAAATGGAAGTTTCTGGAGCGCATTACCCTTAAAAAGGCCTCGGCGCTCTGTATTCCCTCACCCGATAACCATTTCGATGCTGCCATGGTTGCATTTGGTGTGCGAAATTTTGAGGACTTAGCCCAAGGACTAAAGGAGATTTGTCGTGTGCTCAAACCCGGCGGCGAACTGGGTGTTTTGGAGTTCTCCATGCCCTGCCACTGGCCGTTTAATGCTTTATATCGATTTTACTTTCTAAAATTCTTACCGTGGGTTGGAGGCAAGGTGTCGGGCAACCGACAGGCATATACCTATCTCCCTGAATCGGTGCTTTCATTCCCTCAGGGTGAAGCTTTTGCCCAGATACTTAAGTTAGCGGGTTTTAACGATGTGGAAATCAGGGTTCAGACCTTTGGTATTGCCACCCTTTATATTGCGAAAAAGAAAAATCAATAA
- a CDS encoding SDR family NAD(P)-dependent oxidoreductase, with translation MMRIALITGATSGIGRATALRLAMDEFNLIVTGRRLERLEELKKEIEVKYKKDVHILNFDIRNLDEVNSAIDSLPERWRKIDVLVNNAGLAVGLNHIQDGVIDDWERMIDTNIKGVLYITRKVAPMMIERGEGHIVNIGSIAGTQVYENGNVYCATKHAMHALSQGMRQDMLKHNIKVTEIRPGLLETEFSIVRFKGDSEKAKNTYVGLTPLFAEDIADAIHFVLTRPPHVCINDLEVTPVAQANAYYVNRNV, from the coding sequence ATTATGAGAATTGCATTGATAACTGGTGCTACCTCTGGCATTGGACGGGCTACTGCCCTCAGGTTAGCCATGGATGAGTTTAACCTTATCGTTACAGGCAGAAGACTCGAAAGGCTTGAAGAGCTTAAAAAAGAGATTGAAGTAAAGTATAAGAAAGATGTTCATATCCTGAACTTTGATATCCGTAACCTGGATGAGGTTAACAGTGCCATTGATTCGCTCCCTGAGCGCTGGCGAAAAATTGATGTTCTGGTAAACAATGCCGGCTTGGCAGTTGGACTAAACCACATACAGGACGGAGTTATTGATGACTGGGAACGAATGATTGACACTAATATCAAAGGAGTGCTTTACATCACCCGTAAGGTTGCCCCTATGATGATTGAACGGGGGGAAGGCCACATTGTAAATATTGGTTCGATTGCTGGAACGCAGGTTTACGAGAACGGAAACGTTTACTGCGCCACCAAGCATGCCATGCATGCACTCTCGCAGGGTATGCGGCAGGATATGCTAAAGCATAATATCAAGGTTACCGAAATTCGCCCCGGATTGCTGGAAACCGAGTTCTCCATTGTTCGCTTTAAGGGCGATAGCGAGAAAGCCAAAAACACCTATGTTGGACTAACCCCGCTATTTGCCGAGGATATTGCCGATGCCATTCACTTTGTGCTTACTCGCCCACCCCATGTTTGCATTAACGATTTAGAGGTAACACCAGTGGCTCAGGCTAACGCCTACTACGTGAATCGAAACGTGTAA
- a CDS encoding TrmH family RNA methyltransferase, with amino-acid sequence MLSRNSIKSVKSLQQKKFRNELGLFIAEGTKLVDELISSNFEIEEIYHTEQYLVTNVNCLVHKVSQSEMERISGLVTPSPVLAVVRFPTYILDVDPSKELVLALDTIQDPGNMGTIIRLADWFGIDNIVCSHGCTDAFAPKAIQATMGAIAHVKVHYTDLATWLSQQTVSCPIFGACMDGENIYKAKKEHAGIIVMGNEGNGISPAVDKLITHRIHIPTFARGRQKVESLNVAMATAIILSEFKGHSNP; translated from the coding sequence ATGTTATCAAGAAATAGCATTAAAAGTGTAAAATCGTTACAACAGAAAAAATTTAGGAATGAGCTTGGCCTTTTTATAGCCGAAGGTACTAAACTTGTAGATGAACTCATCAGTAGCAATTTTGAAATTGAGGAGATATACCATACCGAGCAATATTTAGTAACAAATGTTAATTGCTTGGTACACAAAGTAAGTCAGTCCGAAATGGAACGGATAAGCGGGCTTGTTACACCAAGCCCAGTGCTTGCCGTAGTTCGGTTCCCAACATATATACTGGATGTTGACCCAAGTAAAGAGCTGGTTCTTGCCCTGGATACCATTCAGGACCCGGGTAACATGGGTACCATAATTAGGTTAGCCGATTGGTTTGGGATTGACAATATTGTTTGCTCCCATGGATGCACCGATGCCTTTGCACCAAAAGCCATTCAGGCAACCATGGGTGCCATAGCCCATGTTAAGGTTCATTATACCGATCTGGCTACTTGGCTTAGCCAGCAAACTGTAAGCTGCCCAATTTTTGGTGCATGTATGGATGGTGAAAATATTTACAAGGCAAAGAAAGAACATGCAGGTATTATTGTGATGGGTAACGAGGGTAACGGCATCAGCCCCGCTGTTGACAAGCTAATCACACATCGTATACACATACCAACATTCGCTAGGGGTCGCCAGAAAGTAGAATCGTTGAATGTAGCCATGGCTACAGCCATAATACTTTCAGAATTTAAAGGGCATTCAAATCCCTAA
- the purL gene encoding phosphoribosylformylglycinamidine synthase subunit PurL, which produces MPNRTVTVETARELGLLPEEFEMIKNYLGRTPNYTELSIYSVMWSEHASYKNSIKWLKTLPRKGSAILAEAGTENAGLVDIGNGLACAFKIESHNHPCAVEPYQGAATGVGGINRDIFTMGARPVAQLNSLRFGNLKLDRTRWLIKGVVKGIGDYGNAFGIPVLAGEVFFDDSFNMNPLVNAMSVGLVEKDKVVSAISKGKGNPVYIVGSATGKDGIHGATFASADITEDSAEDIPSIQVGDPFQEKILLEATQEVIRTGALVGMQDMGAAGIICSTSEMSEKGGHGMRIDLDMVPLRQKNMEAWEILLSESQERMLMVVQKGREADVEAVLNKWDISYAIIGEVTEGDTLEFYYHGELVAKVPASSLVLGGGAPVYDREYREPAYYKEYKKFDINKIPEPADLIDVARFLVAHPNIASKRWVYEQYDTMIGTGNMTTNFPSDAGVYNLKGTNKALVMTVDCNSRYVKADPMVGTMIAVSEAARNISCTGAKPLAITNCLNFGNPYNPEVYWQFVQAVKGMGTACEKFDTPVTGGNVSFYNQASIGGKEEAVFPTPTIGMIGLLENKNHHTTLAFKEKGHMIYLIGKSVNDIASSEYLYSYHGVKQSPAPYFNLEEEYEVQRAVRELIARNLIQSAHDVSDGGLFIALLESAMPRNLGFDITTDAEIRTDAFLFGEAQGRIVVSVSPSRETQFIDFMVASKVPFSTLGHVTKSEIRVDDVSFGFVADLKKIYDSSLEQLING; this is translated from the coding sequence ATGCCAAACCGAACAGTTACCGTTGAAACCGCCCGCGAGTTAGGGCTTCTCCCTGAAGAGTTTGAAATGATTAAGAACTACTTGGGACGCACCCCAAACTACACTGAGTTAAGCATATACTCGGTAATGTGGTCGGAACACGCATCGTATAAGAATTCCATTAAGTGGCTAAAAACATTACCCCGTAAAGGTTCCGCTATACTAGCAGAGGCCGGAACGGAGAATGCAGGTTTGGTTGATATTGGCAATGGTTTGGCATGTGCATTTAAGATTGAATCGCACAACCACCCTTGTGCTGTTGAACCCTACCAGGGTGCTGCTACAGGAGTTGGAGGTATTAATCGCGATATTTTCACCATGGGCGCACGCCCGGTGGCCCAGCTAAACTCTTTACGATTTGGCAACCTTAAGCTCGATAGAACCCGCTGGTTAATTAAGGGAGTGGTTAAGGGTATTGGTGATTATGGCAATGCCTTTGGAATTCCTGTGTTGGCAGGCGAAGTTTTCTTCGACGATTCATTCAACATGAATCCTCTGGTAAATGCCATGTCGGTTGGGTTGGTTGAGAAGGACAAGGTGGTTTCGGCTATATCAAAGGGTAAGGGTAATCCGGTTTACATTGTTGGTTCAGCCACCGGAAAGGATGGTATTCATGGTGCGACATTCGCATCGGCCGATATAACGGAGGACTCAGCCGAGGATATCCCTTCAATTCAGGTGGGCGACCCCTTTCAGGAAAAAATCTTGCTGGAAGCAACCCAGGAGGTGATCAGGACTGGTGCACTGGTTGGTATGCAAGATATGGGTGCAGCCGGTATCATATGTTCCACCTCTGAAATGTCCGAAAAAGGTGGGCATGGCATGCGAATCGATTTGGATATGGTTCCTTTAAGGCAGAAGAACATGGAGGCTTGGGAAATCTTGCTGTCCGAATCGCAGGAGCGAATGCTCATGGTGGTTCAGAAGGGTCGTGAGGCCGATGTTGAGGCTGTGCTTAATAAGTGGGACATTAGCTACGCCATTATTGGTGAGGTTACCGAGGGCGATACCCTAGAGTTTTACTACCATGGAGAACTGGTTGCCAAGGTTCCCGCTTCATCGCTGGTTCTTGGGGGTGGCGCTCCCGTTTACGATAGGGAGTACCGTGAACCCGCTTACTACAAAGAGTATAAAAAGTTCGATATCAATAAAATTCCTGAACCTGCCGACCTAATTGATGTAGCCCGTTTTCTGGTTGCTCACCCCAATATTGCTTCGAAACGTTGGGTTTATGAGCAGTACGACACCATGATTGGCACTGGGAATATGACTACCAACTTCCCCTCCGATGCAGGTGTATACAACCTGAAGGGCACCAATAAGGCGCTTGTGATGACTGTTGACTGCAATTCGCGTTACGTGAAAGCCGACCCCATGGTTGGAACTATGATTGCAGTATCCGAGGCAGCCCGAAACATCTCCTGCACTGGTGCTAAACCCTTGGCTATTACTAACTGCCTAAACTTTGGTAACCCATATAACCCTGAAGTTTACTGGCAGTTTGTTCAGGCTGTTAAGGGGATGGGTACTGCTTGTGAAAAGTTCGACACCCCTGTTACCGGCGGTAATGTTAGTTTTTACAACCAAGCATCAATTGGAGGCAAGGAGGAGGCCGTTTTCCCTACACCAACCATTGGTATGATTGGTTTACTTGAAAATAAGAATCACCATACAACGCTGGCTTTCAAGGAGAAGGGGCATATGATTTATTTGATTGGAAAGTCAGTAAACGATATTGCTTCGTCCGAATACCTGTACAGCTACCACGGTGTCAAGCAGTCGCCTGCGCCTTACTTTAACCTTGAGGAAGAGTATGAGGTTCAACGTGCGGTTCGCGAGCTTATTGCACGTAACCTGATTCAATCGGCACACGATGTTTCCGATGGAGGACTATTCATTGCGCTTCTTGAAAGCGCCATGCCTCGCAACTTAGGTTTCGATATCACTACCGATGCCGAAATTCGTACCGATGCCTTCCTGTTTGGTGAGGCCCAAGGGCGAATTGTGGTTTCGGTATCGCCATCGCGCGAAACCCAGTTTATTGATTTTATGGTAGCAAGCAAGGTGCCTTTCTCAACCCTTGGTCATGTTACCAAGTCGGAAATTAGAGTCGATGATGTTTCGTTTGGCTTTGTAGCCGATTTAAAGAAAATTTACGACTCCTCGCTTGAGCAGCTGATAAATGGGTAA
- a CDS encoding NAD(P)/FAD-dependent oxidoreductase, giving the protein MPHDISIVLRPDEAANETAVVRAIARKIDIPTDSIRHYYITRKSIDARKGKVLVNLGVRVFIGEEKIIDERPVFNYTDVRNAMPVIIVGAGPAGLFAALRLIELGFKPIVIERGKSVSYRKRDIAMLNREHQLNPDSNYAFGEGGAGTFSDGKLYTRSKKRGDYRRILQALVDHGADPAILYEAHPHIGTNRLPGIITRIRETILQHGGEVLFSSRVTEIILDSGQAVGVYLADGQRINGKAVILATGHSARDIYHMLHNQSIALEAKPFAMGVRVEHPQALIDAIQYHGIPRSEYLPAAAYSLVHQVEGRGVYSFCMCPGGFIVPAATGTDEVVVNGMSPSNRNSRWANSGIVVEIRLDDLADYAQHGIFAGLEFQAEFERLAKQHGGYGVQAPAQRLVDFVEGRFSSNLPACSYHPGLNSSEMHLWLPEHIGFRLREGFKAFGKKMKGFLTNDAVILGVESRTSSPIRIPRDPETLQHIQVKGLFPSGEGAGYAGGIVSSALDGSIVADAVSRYVS; this is encoded by the coding sequence ATGCCACATGATATATCTATTGTGTTAAGGCCCGATGAGGCGGCAAATGAAACAGCAGTTGTTAGAGCAATTGCACGGAAAATTGATATACCAACCGATTCAATTCGGCATTACTACATAACCCGCAAATCAATAGATGCCCGTAAGGGTAAGGTTCTGGTTAACCTTGGCGTTAGGGTTTTTATTGGCGAGGAAAAGATTATTGATGAACGACCGGTTTTCAATTACACTGATGTTCGTAATGCAATGCCGGTTATTATTGTTGGGGCGGGCCCAGCAGGATTATTTGCTGCATTAAGGTTAATTGAACTTGGTTTTAAACCAATTGTAATTGAGCGTGGCAAATCCGTAAGCTATCGTAAGCGCGATATAGCTATGCTAAATCGGGAACATCAGCTTAACCCCGATTCAAACTACGCCTTTGGCGAGGGTGGTGCCGGAACCTTTTCCGATGGTAAACTTTACACCCGTTCCAAAAAGCGAGGCGATTACAGGCGCATTCTTCAGGCTCTGGTTGATCATGGAGCCGATCCGGCAATACTATACGAGGCTCACCCACATATTGGAACCAACAGGCTACCCGGAATTATAACTCGTATAAGGGAAACTATTCTTCAGCATGGGGGTGAAGTGCTTTTTAGTAGCAGGGTTACAGAGATAATTTTAGATTCCGGTCAAGCGGTTGGTGTTTACCTTGCCGATGGGCAAAGGATAAATGGCAAAGCCGTAATACTTGCCACTGGGCATTCGGCTCGCGATATTTATCACATGCTTCACAATCAAAGTATTGCCTTGGAGGCTAAACCGTTTGCCATGGGGGTGAGGGTTGAACATCCACAAGCACTTATCGATGCCATTCAATACCATGGCATACCCCGAAGCGAGTATTTACCTGCTGCTGCGTATTCACTGGTACATCAGGTTGAGGGACGGGGGGTTTACTCATTCTGCATGTGTCCCGGTGGTTTTATTGTGCCTGCCGCTACAGGAACCGATGAGGTTGTAGTCAATGGAATGTCGCCCTCGAATAGGAATTCACGCTGGGCAAACTCAGGAATAGTTGTTGAAATCCGTTTAGATGATTTGGCTGACTATGCTCAGCATGGCATTTTTGCCGGACTAGAGTTTCAGGCTGAATTTGAGCGTCTTGCTAAGCAGCATGGGGGATATGGAGTTCAAGCTCCCGCTCAGCGTTTGGTTGACTTCGTAGAAGGGCGTTTCTCATCAAACCTTCCTGCCTGCTCATACCATCCAGGGCTAAACTCATCGGAGATGCACCTTTGGCTACCCGAGCATATTGGTTTTAGGCTCAGGGAGGGTTTCAAGGCTTTTGGTAAAAAGATGAAGGGTTTCCTAACCAACGATGCTGTAATACTGGGAGTAGAATCGCGGACATCGTCGCCTATCCGTATTCCTAGGGATCCTGAAACCCTTCAGCACATTCAGGTCAAAGGGCTTTTCCCTTCGGGTGAGGGTGCAGGCTATGCCGGCGGTATAGTGTCATCGGCCTTGGACGGCAGTATTGTAGCTGATGCAGTTTCCCGGTATGTTAGCTAA
- the nqrE gene encoding NADH:ubiquinone reductase (Na(+)-transporting) subunit E, whose amino-acid sequence MEHLINIFVKSIFVDNMVFAYFLGMCSYLAVSKTVKTSMGLGIAVIFVMAITVPVNYLMNKYLLLPGALSWLDPSFANLDLSFLSFIMFIAVIASMVQLVEMVVEKFSPSLYNSLGIFLPLIAVNCAILGGSLFMQEREYETLAEATVFGVGSGVGWALAIVSIAAIREKLKYSDIPKPLRGLGIAFILTGLMGIAFMTFMGIKL is encoded by the coding sequence ATGGAACATCTAATCAACATATTTGTCAAGTCCATATTTGTCGATAATATGGTTTTTGCTTACTTTCTAGGTATGTGCTCGTATCTGGCCGTATCAAAAACAGTAAAGACATCAATGGGGCTTGGCATTGCAGTAATATTCGTGATGGCTATTACTGTTCCCGTAAACTATTTAATGAACAAGTACTTACTACTACCGGGTGCGTTAAGCTGGCTTGATCCCAGTTTTGCAAATTTAGATCTAAGCTTCCTCTCGTTTATTATGTTCATTGCTGTTATAGCATCCATGGTGCAACTGGTTGAGATGGTGGTAGAGAAGTTTTCGCCATCGTTGTACAACTCCCTTGGAATATTTTTACCCCTTATTGCAGTAAACTGTGCAATACTGGGAGGCTCATTATTCATGCAGGAACGTGAATACGAAACCCTTGCCGAGGCTACTGTTTTTGGAGTTGGCTCAGGGGTAGGCTGGGCTCTAGCTATTGTAAGCATTGCTGCAATCCGCGAAAAACTCAAGTATTCCGATATCCCTAAACCATTACGGGGGTTAGGTATTGCATTCATTCTTACAGGTTTAATGGGCATTGCGTTCATGACTTTTATGGGCATCAAGTTGTAA